Proteins encoded by one window of Nyctibius grandis isolate bNycGra1 chromosome 15, bNycGra1.pri, whole genome shotgun sequence:
- the SSTR2 gene encoding somatostatin receptor type 2, translating into MELEYELPNATAFWFSPASPFDNFSVEAPTNASQNATGQHFDLTSNAILTFIYFVVCIIGLCGNTLVIYVILRYAKMKTITNIYILNLAIADELFMLGLPFLAMQVALVHWPFGKAICRIVMTVDGINQFTSIFCLTVMSVDRYLAVVHPIKSAKWRRPRTAKMINVAVWGISLLVIMPIMIYAGVQHNHGRSSCTIIWPGESGAWYTGFIIYAFILGFLVPLTIICLCYLFIIIKVKSSGIRVGSSKRKKSEKKVTRMVSIVVAVFIFCWLPFYIFNVSSVSVLIVPTPVLKGMFDFVVVLSYANSCANPILYAFLSDNFKKSFQNVLCLVKVSGMDEADRSDSKQDKSRLNETTETQRTLLNGDLQTSI; encoded by the coding sequence ATGGAGCTGGAATACGAGCTGCCCAATGCCACCGCGTTCTGGTTCTCCCCGGCTTCCCCCTTTGACAACTTCTCTGTGGAGGCGCCCACCAACGCGTCGCAGAATGCCACAGGCCAGCACTTTGACCTGACCAGCAACGCCATCCTCACCTTCATCTACTTTGTGGTCTGCATCATCGGGCTCTGCGGCAACACGCTGGTGATATACGTCATCCTTCGTTATGCCAAGATGAAGACCATCACCAACATCTACATCCTCAACCTGGCCATCGCAGATGAGCTGTTCATGCTCGGCCTGCCCTTCCTGGCCATGCAGGTCGCCCTGGTACACTGGCCCTTTGGCAAAGCCATCTGCAGAATTGTCATGACGGTGGATGGGATCAACCAGTTCACCAGTATCTTCTGCTTGACGGTTATGAGCGTTGACCGGTACCTGGCTGTCGTCCATCCCATTAAATCAGCCAAGTGGAGGCGACCCAGGACAGCCAAAATGATCAATGTGGCCGTTTGGGGCATCTCCCTGTTGGTGATCATGCCCATCATGATCTATGCTGGTGTGCAGCATAATCACGGCAGGAGCAGCTGCACCATCATCTGGCCGGGAGAGTCGGGCGCCTGGTACACGGGCTTCATCATCTACGCCTTCATCCTGGGCTTCCTGGTGCCCCTCACCATTATCTGCCTTTGCTACTTGTTCATCATTATCAAAGTCAAGTCCTCGGGCATCAGAGTGGGCTCCTCCAAGAGGAAAAAGTCCGAGAAGAAAGTCACCAGGATGGTCTCCATCGTGGTCGCTGTCTTCATCTTCTGCTGGCTCCCCTTCTACATCTTCAACGTCTCCTCAGTCTCCGTCCTGATCGTGCCCACGCCTGTCCTCAAGGGCATGTTCGACTTCGTGGTGGTCCTCAGTTACGCCAACAGCTGTGCCAACCCCATCCTTTACGCCTTCTTGTCCGACAACTTCAAGAAGAGCTTTCAGAACGTCCTCTGCCTGGTGAAGGTGAGCGGCATGGACGAGGCGGACCGAAGCGACAGCAAGCAGGACAAATCCAGGCTCAACGAGACCACGGAAACCCAAAGGACCCTGCTCAATGGTGACCTGCAGACGAGCATCTGA